Proteins co-encoded in one Alphaproteobacteria bacterium SS10 genomic window:
- a CDS encoding homoserine kinase yields MAVYTDVSDEALAEFFDQYDLGEVISCKGIAEGVENSNYLVVTTQGPHILTLYEKRVNPSDLPFFLGLMEHLAARDFACPLPIAAKDGEALRELCGRPAAVISFLQGMWPRRIQPHHCAGLGKAMAQMHAAAVDFSMTRPNDLSLNGWETLVEQCKGRADQVQPGLCAGIEAELEYLQQHWPTDLPRGIIHADLFPDNVFFRKEDFSGVIDFYFACEDFFAYEVAICMNAWCFEPDVSFNVTKARQMLKNYQTVRPLSAAELNALPLLARGSALRFLLTRLYDWLNHPEGAMVTPKDPLEYWRKLQFHQAVDGLGAYGLATAEVG; encoded by the coding sequence TCCTGTAAGGGGATTGCCGAGGGCGTGGAGAATTCGAACTACCTAGTGGTGACCACCCAGGGCCCGCACATCCTGACCCTCTATGAAAAACGGGTGAACCCCAGCGACCTGCCCTTCTTCCTCGGGTTGATGGAGCATTTGGCGGCGCGCGACTTCGCCTGTCCCCTGCCGATCGCGGCCAAGGATGGTGAGGCCTTGCGCGAGCTTTGCGGTCGGCCAGCGGCTGTCATCTCCTTCCTGCAAGGGATGTGGCCACGGCGTATTCAGCCGCATCACTGCGCCGGCCTTGGCAAGGCCATGGCCCAAATGCATGCAGCGGCCGTTGATTTCTCAATGACCCGACCGAACGACCTCTCCCTCAATGGCTGGGAAACCCTGGTGGAACAGTGCAAGGGCCGCGCGGATCAAGTGCAGCCGGGCCTCTGCGCCGGGATTGAGGCGGAGCTTGAGTATCTACAACAGCATTGGCCGACGGATTTGCCGCGCGGGATCATTCATGCCGACCTGTTCCCGGATAACGTCTTCTTCCGCAAAGAGGACTTTAGCGGTGTCATCGACTTCTATTTCGCCTGCGAAGACTTCTTCGCCTATGAGGTCGCGATCTGCATGAATGCCTGGTGTTTTGAGCCTGACGTCTCATTCAACGTCACCAAAGCCCGGCAGATGTTAAAGAACTATCAGACCGTTCGCCCGCTAAGTGCGGCTGAACTGAATGCCCTGCCCCTACTTGCTCGGGGCAGTGCGCTGCGGTTCCTCCTGACCCGCCTCTATGACTGGCTGAACCATCCGGAGGGGGCGATGGTGACCCCTAAAGACCCGCTGGAGTACTGGCGCAAGTTGCAGTTCCACCAAGCCGTTGATGGCCTTGGCGCCTATGGCCTCGCCACCGCTGAGGTTGGCTAA